A region of Zeugodacus cucurbitae isolate PBARC_wt_2022May chromosome 5, idZeuCucr1.2, whole genome shotgun sequence DNA encodes the following proteins:
- the LOC128922198 gene encoding kelch-like protein 17, giving the protein MATSSKQTTASQRNSSELKLHFMKKLMKKIFCFYDEQSLIDVTFKVSNPEAFVPAHRLILSAASPYFENLFNGDRGNAHVIEINDIDSDIFERLITFCYTGKALFTVDNVAAMLKAAIVLQLEDAATICMDFIMSHIDECTLQGVYALERETQCELVKRKIHEYEIQNFLEISQRDEFLNFDVEKLQCLIESHNLNAACEKDAYDAITRWFNHDVSARQQHLPRLVACLRLTQFDVDFLLTHIQSLPGCELLALQASMWISNSSARHRINIRFTEPRVGIGARNCDEKTLLLVYEEHNSSKACALQYNKAEDTWQKYATLYKDTINSSAILKDDNLLFIGGDSYKSPSKSFLSWNITNKTWRKLSKMNHTRQDHSVVELEGKIYAIGGRGENNTILQSVERYTASNGWEFVAPLITARCEAGAVSLNGKVYIIGGSNGKTLKSVECYNPDSNSWTYCAVMREEYPSLSVAAHNGHIYVVGYFKGMPAVERYDPYRDTWTQICSLDGKLNLTTKRPYVLSGSWYGFACASLDNELWAIGSSMNNEATVEVYNEENDHWVQKRPLPKGFIYSCFVIPVTFLTSK; this is encoded by the exons atggcCACAAGTTCTAAGCAAACAACTGCTTCACAGCGTAATTCGAGTGAGTTGAAACTACATTTCATGAAgaaattaatgaagaaaatattttgcttctaCGATGAACAGTCTTTAATTGATGTGACTTTTAAAGTTTCTAACCCAGAGGCTTT tgTACCCGCACATCGTTTGATACTCTCAGCAGCGAGTCCTTACTTCGAGAACCTCTTCAACGGCGATCGAGGCAATGCTCATgtcatcgaaataaatgatatcGATAGCGATATCTTTGAACGCTTAATAACCTTTTGCTACACCGGAAAAGCGCTGTTTACCGTTGACAATGTCGCTGCGATGCTGAAGGCGGCAATCGTATTGCAATTGGAAGATGCCGCGACCATTTGCATGGACTTCATTATGTCGCACATCGATGAATGCACATTACAGGGTGTATATGCGCTAGAACGCGAAACGCAATGTGAACTTGTCAAGCGGAAAATCCACGAATACGAAATACAGAATTTCTTAGAG ATCAGCCAACGCGACGAGTTTCTCAATTTTGATGTTGAGAAATTACAATGCCTTATAGAATCGCACAATTTGAATGCAGCTTGTGAGAAAGATGCCTATGATGCCATAACTCGTTGGTTTAATCACGATGTTTCTGCGCGTCAACAACATCTACCTCGTTTAGTCGCTTGCCTGCGGCTCACTCAATTCGATGTGGACTTCCTTTTGACTCACATTCAGTCATTACCTGGCTGTGAGTTGTTGGCCCTCCAGGCGTCCATGTGGATCAGTAATTCCTCAGCAAGGCATAGGATAAATATCCGATTTACTGAACCACGTGTAGGGATCGGTGCTAGAAATTGTGATGAGAAAACATTGCTGCTTGTTTACGAAGAG CATAATTCGTCGAAGGCATGTGCACTTCAATATAATAAAGCTGAGGACACATGGCAAAAATATGCGACTCTATATAAGGATACTATAAACTCTAGTGCCATTTTAAAGGATgacaatttgttatttattggtgGTGATAGCTATAAATCACCATCCAAAAGTTTTCTCAGttggaatattacaaataaaacatggcgaaaattgtcaaaaatgaaccatacaagacaagaccataGTGTTGTCGAATTAGAAGGaaaaatatacgctattggtGGTCGTGGTGAGAATAATACTATTTTGCAGTCAGTTGAAAG GTATACAGCATCCAATGGTTGGGAGTTCGTGGCACCTTTGATTACAGCACGTTGCGAGGCCGGTGCAGTGTCTTTGAATGGTAAAGTTTACATAATAGGCGGTTCGAATGGAAAAACCTTAAAATCCGTGGAATGCTATAACCCGGATTCGAATAGTTGGACTTATTGTGCAGTTATGCGCGAAGAGTATCCGAGCCTTAGT GTAGCTGCACATAATGGTCACATCTATGTTGTAGGCTATTTTAAAGGTATGCCAGCTGTTGAACGTTACGATCCTTACCGAGACACATGGACTCAG ATTTGCTCTCTGGATGGCAAACTAAATCTTACAACAAAACGCCCATATGTCCTCTCTGGTAGTTGGTACGGTTTCGCTTGCGCATCTCTTGACAATGAACTATGGGCTATTGGTAGCAGCATGAACAATGAGGCAACAGTCGAAGTTTATAACGAAGAAAATGATCATTGGGTACAGAAGAGGCCGTTACCCAAAGGTTTCATATATTCATGTTTTGTTATACCCGTAACTTTTCTgacttcaaaataa